The genomic region CACTCTGACCTTTAATATGATTTATAGGCCAAACTAAGGGGAAAAAATATGTCTTCACATTTGCCCCATGCACGTAATTATACAATCACCTGCAGAAAAAAGTATGAGgaattattaataataagaGGTCAACTTATCAGCAGAGAGCTTATCGTGCCTGCTACTGAATCACTTCATGAGCCAAAGTATGCAGAAGAAAAAGTCAGGTATGATAGAAGAGGATGTACGTGCAAAGTCATCAAACAAATGTGTTCATCTGTTGTGGTTAATAACTTTAATGTGCCACTTTATGTCATACTTCCCCCGCAGCTGAGTGTTTTTCCTTCACTTTTGAAATTCTTTTCAAATGTATGGGATACACGCCGTACCCAGATAATAGCTTAGAGCaaacatttaaagggaaaataTGCAGCACTCTCATGTCAGTGCGGATATTTACTCATGGTATCTTGCcagctcagaaaaaaaaatggacgtGGGTTTGCAGGATCAAGCTGGTGCAGGCTGAAGGGCGATGAGATTAGCGGAGCTTCGCAGCAGCTGCTCATACTCATATCTCTCATTTACTCTGTTTCGCCTTCCTCCTTTGCAGGCTGTTTGTGAACTTCCCCTCATCCAAGCAGTACTTCAGCCAGTTTAAGCACATCGAGGAGTcggaggagctggagaggagCGCCCAGCTTAGGAAGCATGCTCGCAGAGTCATGAATGCCCTCAATACAATGGTGGAGAGCCTTGACAACGCCGACAAGGTGGCCTCAGTGCTGAAGGTGGTGGGCAAGGCTCATGCACTTCGACACAAGGTGGAGCCTGTGTACTTCAAGGTAATAagagagtgacacacacacactcagaaattAACTTTAATGGTTAGATTAAAAAACAGTAGTTAAAGCTGCCTTAAGGTTTTTCTGACCATTAGAGGGCACAATCTAGTGAGGAAGCCTGGGTGAAGATGGGAACGAAAGAGAAACACCACAGCTCACTGTGATAGGTTGAGAGACGTGTCAGATAAGAAAATATCATagattgtataaaataatggacgtagccatcaagatgtcacccattggttggTGGACTCCCATTTTTTAGCCTCGAGtgtggcattttggctgtcaccatcttggattttggagccagaagtgatcatatttggatgAGGTAGCTAGCTGCTAAGTTTTGCCGgcaaaaaaacaggcttaaaaccattaaaacaaaatgttcttaCTAGAAAAATACAGTATACAGTCTTTTAGttcaaccaaacactgaacaagactttatTATGTGACCAAAGCATTACAATTaattttcatgaactgaaaacatgcTGATATAGCAACAGCTATGGCTACACCTATACCCgcacacagactggccaatcataacgtagcatcaggtcggctcagaccagggtctaacacagctgtgctccattgactctaatgcagtcgtttcagatttccttcattttcaggctggttttgtggatttggagctaaatgttgtgcctggggcacatcgtgtattaatgatactcgttacctggagaggttggaaaaagatatacgtttcttccctgttccaaaaccaaaatcagaccctgaaaagtgtagggttagctagctagctactgaagatatagcctactgaatgtatacacatgctgcttttgctttttaatgattataacagtgaaacaaagaccgaccctgctgtacaggaaccagtgaagggaagcagggaaactttgctgatattcaaccagctgtgtgtcatcgcattgtgcgcagatgaatgttgtttgacttccactggagatccctgcccatCCGCCAGTGGAGGTCCGGGTGCTGGCAGCGGcacgggggtgaagccaaacacggttcatctgcacacactgtgacgccacacagctggttcaatatcagcaaagtttccctttatattcattgtcttgtgtggcgatcagcagtgatgtggtggttcacttttacactgtgatctgtagcctatagttcggctttagcttctaactatctttgtctttttaacctgttgttgctgctgagtcagtttgacatcctggatatatccttcaaacacagactgtagacccctctgtctgcttctctctggaatcactctttcatttcaccaaaaatatgatcatatttcttcagggagtgcagttagttacaatGTGGCCTCCATGTTTATCAGCAGGGCCTAGCGAAAGATCAGTTGTCTTAAGTACTGTTCTGTCTTGTCCAGTTCCTGAGTGGTGTGATACTGGAGGTCCTAGGAGAAGTGTATCCGGAGGTGGTGACACCAGAGGTGGCCGCAGCGTGGACCAAACTCCTGGCAACTGTCTGCTGCAGCATCTCAGCCGTCTATGAGGAAGTGGGCTGGACTAAGCATTCAACTTCAACTGGGTGAGGCTTTTAGTCTGGGTTTAGTCGACAACAATCTCCAAGAGACTTTTAAGTTTTGGGCCACGGCCTCCTAAGAGAGGAATGAATTAAC from Epinephelus moara isolate mb chromosome 18, YSFRI_EMoa_1.0, whole genome shotgun sequence harbors:
- the LOC126405998 gene encoding cytoglobin-1-like isoform X2 — its product is MERMQGEGEVDHLERPSPLTDKERVMIQDSWAKVYQNCDDVGVAILVRLFVNFPSSKQYFSQFKHIEESEELERSAQLRKHARRVMNALNTMVESLDNADKVASVLKVVGKAHALRHKVEPVYFKFLSGVILEVLGEVYPEVVTPEVAAAWTKLLATVCCSISAVYEEVGWTKHSTSTG
- the LOC126405998 gene encoding cytoglobin-1-like isoform X1; the encoded protein is MERMQGEGEVDHLERPSPLTDKERVMIQDSWAKVYQNCDDVGVAILVRLFVNFPSSKQYFSQFKHIEESEELERSAQLRKHARRVMNALNTMVESLDNADKVASVLKVVGKAHALRHKVEPVYFKFLSGVILEVLGEVYPEVVTPEVAAAWTKLLATVCCSISAVYEEVGWTKHSTSTGEGQGVKT